The sequence CGGTCTCGACGCCCTGCAGGGGCGGTGACCGACTGCCCCCGACGATCGGCTGTTCCGTTCCCCCCACACGGTGGGGCGGAAATGGAAGATCGGCCGGTTATCACGCGCTCGGGCCCCCATTAATTTGATTTCCGGGCCGCCGCCGGAGTGCCTTTCCGGCGCCTCCTGACGGGGCGGCTCATCGTGAAATTGAAAGGTGTACTTCTTCATGAACGAGTTCAACCTCGACGCTCGCGTGACCGTTTCCGCCGACCCGGCCGAGACGTCGCTCTCCCCGGCCGTCAGCGTCGCCTCGCGCGTCGTCATCCGCCAGACCATCAAGCGGACGATCGCGATGACGGCCGCGTGCGCCGCCGTCCGCACCAACGGCAAGTGCTGACCACACTGCCGATCGCGTCAGACCACGTCTGACCGCCACGGTGGGGTCCTGCGGCGCGAGCCGGGGGACCCCACCCCCCTCCACCGGAGCCTCGTAAAACCCGCCTCATGCACCCTGCCCCCCTCCTCCCGGCCGGCCTCGCCGCGCGGGCAGACGCCGTGGCCTCCCTGATCAGGGAGCGCCTGGACACTCCCGAACGGGCCGACGCGCACGCCGTACGAGCCGCAGGCCAGACCGACATGTCGTTCTGGACCGGCGCTTCCCTCAGCGAGGGGTACGCCGGGCTCGCCCTGCTCCACCTGCACACTGCGCGCGGCGCGCGGGACGAGACCGATCGGAAGCCGTCACTCGACCGGGCCTTCGCCTTCGTCCGTGCCGCCTTCTCCGCCACTCAGGAGAGTCCCCTCACCCACCCCGGGCTCTTCGACGGGATGGCCGGCCTCGCATTCGTGCTCCAGGACGTCTCCGTCGACGAACCGCGGTTCCTGCCCAGCCTCGCGAGGTTGCACGAGCAGCTTGCCCGGCACACGCTCGCCATGGAACTGCCCCGCCGGTCCGGCGCCGTGGCCGGCCACCACTTCGACCTCGTCTACGGAAGCGCGGGCGTCCTCGCCCAGCTCTGCGCCGCCCCTTCCACGACGCCACTCGTGGAGCAGGCCCTGGAGCGGTGCCTCGACCACCTCGTGTGGGTCGGCAACGAGCGTCGGTGGGCCGTCGGGGACCGCCTGTGCACCGGCATGTCCCACGGTGCCGCCGGTATCGCCGCAGCCCTCGCCGCGGCTTGGCGCCACGGCCATCGGCTGCCGGGGCAGCGGCTCGTCCTCGACCGGTTGGTCGAGTGGCTGCTGTGGGCCGGCACCGCGGAAGGACGCCGGCTCCAGTGGCCGAAGGAGCTTCCGTCGGACTCGCGCGTGGCACCGGGGGTGTTGCCGCCGCGCTGCTGGCCGTGGCCACCGCGACGGGCGACGAGGCCCTGAAGGCGCAGGCGTTCTCCGCCCTGGACGGGCTGCTCGAACGGGTCGCCGCCGGGGACGCACCCCGCTCGCCCACCGTGTGCCACGGGCTGGCAGGACTCGTCGCGCTCGCCCAGGAGTTCGCCGCCCACGGCAGCCCCGGGGCGGCCCGCGCCGTGCCCCGGCTCGTGGAGGACCTGCTCGACACCGCCGACCCGGACCGACCACTCGTCTACCGGGACCACGAGACCACCGGCCAGCTGGTCGACAACCCCGGCCTCCTCACCGGCGCGGCCGGCGTCGCCCTCACCCTGCGCGCCGTCGCCACCGGCGAGCGGCCCAGCTGGTGGAAGGTGCTCTTCCTCCAGTGACCGACAAGGACCCCACAGCTCTCATGCCGCGGTACGACGCCCTCGACTTCCACCTCCTGCGCGCACCGGCCCTGCCCGTCGACGTCTGGCGCGACGCGCTCGCCGACCCTGATCCCGCCCGCACCCACAGCCGGCTCGTCGCAATGGCCGACGACCCGCGCGTACGGCACGGGCTCGTCGCCGCCGGCAGCGGGCTGCTCGACGGACTCGCGAAGACCGACGGCATGGACGCCGGGGTCAAGGACGCGCGGCGGGTCCGATCCAGCGCCCTGCGCTACCTCACCCGCATGAGCACCCGCCCCACCCCCTTCGGAGCCTTCTCCGGCGTCGCCGTCGGCACGTTCGGCGACACCACCACCACCCGTCTCGGCGACACCGCCGTTGCCTCCGCCCGCGTCCGGACCGACATGGGGTGGCTGCTCGCCCTCGTCCAGCGGCTGGAAGGGGAACAGGAGGTACTCGAACAGCTCGACGTGGCCATGAACGCCCTCGCGTACCAGGTGGGCGACCGCCTCGTCCTGCCTTCGTGCGACGTACACGGCAACTTCGACCGGAGATCCGTCCGCGTACGGCACACCGCCGCGCTCGGCCACATCCAACGCCTCGCACCGGCAGGCTCGCCCGCCCCCTTCGCCGTGCTCGTGGACGAACTCACCGAGCGGTTCGCAGAGGTCGGCCCGGAGCGGATCTCCGCGTTCGTCACCGAGCTGGTCGGCCTCGGGCTGCTCGTCACGGACCTGCGCCCGCCCGTGTCCCAGCCCCGCCCCGAGACGCACGTCCTGGACAGGCTCACCGCGGCCGGGGTGGAACACCCGTCGGTCGCCGCCCTGCGCGAGATCGTCGAGCTGACGGCGCGGGCCGGCCACGAAGACACCGGCACGCTGGAGAAGCTGCGCCTGGCCCAGCGCGATCTGGTTCCCGGCCACCGGCACCAGCCCTTCCAGGTCGACTCCGCGCTCGGGCTCACCGGGACCGTGCTCAACCGCCGGGT comes from Streptomyces sp. NBC_01408 and encodes:
- a CDS encoding lanthionine synthetase LanC family protein; the encoded protein is MHPAPLLPAGLAARADAVASLIRERLDTPERADAHAVRAAGQTDMSFWTGASLSEGYAGLALLHLHTARGARDETDRKPSLDRAFAFVRAAFSATQESPLTHPGLFDGMAGLAFVLQDVSVDEPRFLPSLARLHEQLARHTLAMELPRRSGAVAGHHFDLVYGSAGVLAQLCAAPSTTPLVEQALERCLDHLVWVGNERRWAVGDRLCTGMSHGAAGIAAALAAAWRHGHRLPGQRLVLDRLVEWLLWAGTAEGRRLQWPKELPSDSRVAPGVLPPRCWPWPPRRATRP
- a CDS encoding lanthionine synthetase LanC family protein; this translates as MATATGDEALKAQAFSALDGLLERVAAGDAPRSPTVCHGLAGLVALAQEFAAHGSPGAARAVPRLVEDLLDTADPDRPLVYRDHETTGQLVDNPGLLTGAAGVALTLRAVATGERPSWWKVLFLQ